From Bacteroidia bacterium, the proteins below share one genomic window:
- a CDS encoding sugar phosphate nucleotidyltransferase — translation MKIIVPMAGQGKRMRPHTLTVPKPLIPIAGKPIVQRLVEDIAQICGETISEVAFIIGDFGKEAENALIKIAESVGAKGTICYQDEALGTAHAVLCAKHALDGEVIIAFADTLFRAKFDFDRNKDGMIWVHSVEDPSAFGVVKLNEQGVITDFIEKPQQFISDLAIIGIYYFKDGNNLKNELQYLIDNNIKEKGEYQLTNALENMKAKGLQFVPGKVDEWLDCGNKNATVYTNQRVLINNAANKEDYTARFDKSVTIHEPCFIAAGVEITNSEIGPFVSIGENSRIENAKISNSIIQNNTSISNINFANSMIGNHVVLRGNAGEFSIGDYSTIV, via the coding sequence ATGAAGATAATAGTTCCGATGGCGGGTCAAGGAAAAAGAATGAGACCCCATACACTCACAGTTCCAAAACCCTTAATTCCTATTGCAGGAAAACCGATTGTACAAAGATTGGTTGAAGACATTGCACAGATTTGTGGTGAAACCATTTCTGAAGTGGCATTTATAATTGGAGATTTTGGTAAGGAGGCCGAAAATGCATTAATTAAGATTGCCGAAAGTGTAGGCGCAAAAGGCACAATCTGTTATCAAGATGAAGCACTTGGAACAGCACACGCTGTCCTTTGTGCAAAGCATGCGTTAGATGGCGAAGTTATTATTGCCTTTGCAGATACTTTGTTTAGAGCAAAATTTGATTTTGACAGAAATAAGGATGGAATGATTTGGGTACATTCGGTTGAAGATCCATCTGCTTTTGGCGTGGTTAAGCTGAACGAGCAAGGCGTGATTACTGATTTTATAGAAAAACCCCAGCAATTCATTTCTGACCTTGCTATTATTGGTATCTATTATTTCAAAGACGGAAACAACCTTAAAAATGAACTACAATATTTGATTGATAACAATATCAAGGAGAAAGGAGAATATCAATTAACAAATGCCTTGGAGAATATGAAAGCAAAAGGCTTGCAATTTGTGCCGGGCAAAGTTGACGAATGGCTGGATTGCGGAAATAAAAATGCAACTGTTTATACCAACCAAAGAGTCCTAATTAACAATGCAGCTAACAAAGAAGACTATACTGCACGATTTGATAAGAGTGTTACCATCCATGAACCTTGTTTTATTGCGGCCGGTGTAGAAATAACAAATTCTGAAATTGGTCCTTTTGTATCAATTGGTGAAAATTCCCGTATTGAGAATGCTAAAATTAGTAATAGCATTATCCAAAATAACACCAGTATTAGTAACATTAACTTTGCAAATTCAATGATAGGCAACCATGTTGTTTTGCGTGGCAATGCCGGTGAGTTTAGTATAGGTGATTATAGCACTATCGTATAA
- a CDS encoding cold shock domain-containing protein: MADTFNKKALQEKKAKKKKNKQEKREERKLNNDKSKNFEDMLAYVDEFGNITDVPPENKRKVEVSLDEIQLGAAPVVEQKEFTGVLTTFFADKGFGFITEDKSKNSVFVHMNKMLEPINQYDKVSYEKEKSPKGFSAVNVKKVK, from the coding sequence ATGGCAGATACATTTAATAAAAAAGCACTTCAAGAAAAAAAAGCAAAGAAGAAGAAAAACAAGCAAGAGAAAAGAGAAGAACGAAAACTCAACAATGACAAATCTAAAAATTTTGAAGATATGTTAGCTTATGTAGATGAGTTCGGCAACATTACAGATGTTCCACCCGAAAATAAAAGAAAGGTTGAGGTTAGCTTGGATGAAATCCAATTAGGAGCAGCCCCGGTAGTGGAACAAAAAGAATTTACAGGAGTGTTGACCACCTTCTTTGCAGACAAAGGATTCGGGTTTATTACTGAGGATAAAAGCAAGAACAGCGTATTTGTTCACATGAATAAAATGTTAGAACCCATTAATCAATACGATAAGGTGAGCTATGAAAAGGAGAAGTCTCCTAAGGGTTTTTCTGCCGTAAATGTGAAGAAAGTTAAGTAA
- a CDS encoding VIT family protein yields MENINLDNYLETHYIQRSNWLRAAVMGANDGIISVTSLAIGVVSAGADRDSIILATFAGIVAGALSMAAGEYVSVSSQTDIEKCDIERERKELEAMPELELQVLAQIYEKRGLKKETAMQVAKELTEHDVLAAHVRDELGINELNQANPLQAALASGASFIAGGILPLFVAVFGTHNYLEMLLYGITIIALIVLGAVSAKAGGAGVAKAVLRIVVWGTIAMGLSALVGYIFGVNV; encoded by the coding sequence TTGGAAAATATTAACTTAGACAATTACTTAGAGACCCATTACATACAGAGAAGCAATTGGCTTAGAGCTGCTGTTATGGGGGCAAATGATGGAATCATATCTGTTACTAGTCTTGCCATTGGGGTTGTGAGTGCAGGAGCAGATAGGGATTCCATAATCTTGGCAACCTTTGCAGGTATTGTTGCAGGTGCATTGTCTATGGCTGCCGGTGAATATGTCTCGGTTAGCTCACAAACAGATATTGAAAAATGTGATATAGAGAGAGAAAGGAAGGAGCTGGAAGCAATGCCGGAATTAGAACTCCAAGTGCTGGCACAAATTTATGAAAAACGAGGATTGAAGAAGGAAACAGCTATGCAAGTGGCTAAAGAACTTACAGAACATGATGTATTGGCTGCCCATGTACGGGATGAATTGGGTATTAATGAGCTAAATCAAGCCAATCCACTGCAAGCTGCACTTGCTTCCGGTGCGTCTTTTATTGCCGGAGGAATATTGCCCTTATTTGTTGCTGTGTTTGGTACTCATAACTATCTTGAAATGTTGTTATATGGTATTACCATAATAGCATTGATTGTCTTGGGTGCCGTATCTGCAAAAGCCGGTGGAGCAGGAGTTGCAAAGGCTGTGCTGAGAATAGTGGTGTGGGGTACAATTGCAATGGGCTTGTCTGCGCTTGTAGGATATATCTTTGGTGTTAATGTTTAG
- a CDS encoding cytochrome b/b6 domain-containing protein → MNTRTKFTLIHRMLHWVIAIAVTVQFFTGFLRMKWMGKKAVIGAMEQHEIPASSEQMKAVYKTIREPMWQWHEIFAHVVIIAFLVRIVYMLLKGIRFPNPFKRFVSFKERLQGLTYVYFYGFLFVQSITGIFLEKALFSQYKDTIEDVHKWGIWWFPIFIVLHLGGVLLAEYSDKKGITSNMIGGE, encoded by the coding sequence ATGAATACAAGAACTAAGTTTACACTGATTCACAGAATGTTACACTGGGTAATAGCAATAGCCGTTACAGTACAGTTTTTTACTGGTTTTTTGCGAATGAAATGGATGGGAAAAAAGGCTGTCATTGGTGCTATGGAGCAACATGAAATTCCGGCATCAAGTGAGCAAATGAAGGCTGTTTATAAAACCATTCGCGAACCTATGTGGCAGTGGCATGAAATTTTTGCTCATGTTGTGATTATTGCGTTTTTAGTGCGTATCGTGTATATGTTGCTAAAGGGAATTCGTTTCCCCAATCCGTTTAAACGTTTCGTTTCTTTCAAGGAACGATTACAAGGGTTAACCTATGTTTATTTTTATGGGTTTTTGTTTGTTCAATCAATTACTGGAATTTTTTTAGAAAAAGCACTTTTTAGTCAATACAAAGACACTATCGAAGACGTTCATAAGTGGGGAATATGGTGGTTTCCCATTTTCATTGTGCTGCATCTCGGAGGAGTGCTATTAGCAGAATATTCTGACAAAAAAGGGATTACTTCTAATATGATAGGAGGCGAATAA